The genomic DNA tgagatgccattaaagttcacgtgcgtgcaaaggcaggcatctgtatacttttgacaatatagtgtatgtaaatcaGTATATCTACCAAATGCAAAATCATGAAACATATACATACACTTAACATTCAAGAATAGCCTAGGCGAAAAGAATATACATTACATATCACAAGTTTGGCATATGTAGGATGTCTCTGGGAAAGACAGCAGCAGAAAGGTTCATCCACTAGTCCCCAAGAACGCACAAGGGTTATCGCCAGGTTTCCAAGAGACTGTAAGATTCTAAAATACATCAAAAAGGAAGATGGCAAAAGCAGTGGCTGTAATTCTATTTCTAACTAAGTAATCCAAAGTTCCTTACATAAAGGGGTCTAAACTTGCAGGTCAGTGAATAAATCGGAAAGTCCCAATTCCCTGTTCTTCTCCCCAgtgtggttttcacatttttttgtttgtttttctttttgaaaGTTTATTATGTAATTTATGCAGGGTATATTTTTAGTTCTCCTTTTCTTGCACAGTGTTTGTGCCGCACAGATGTCCAGTACAACGAGCAGCAATAAGACCACCTTTGCAACCAGCTGGAGCATCTCTCCTGATAGTTGAAGGTTTTCCAATGTGCTGATGGTTACCACCACCAAAGGGATGTTCTACAGGATTATTTGCCACACCATGAACACGTGGCCAGCAGTTTCTGTTAGCCTTACATTTGTGGTAGGCACAACCTGCCTTTAGGATGGGCTTATCAATACTTCCACCACCAGCAATGACTCCAACAATTGCTCTGTTTGCAGAAGAGATAACTTTCCTAAAGCCAGAGGGCAGCTTTACTCTGGTTTTCTTTGTTTCAGGCTTGTGGGAGATGACTGTACCATAGTTGCCAGATGCACGAGCCAACTTGCCACGATCACCTAGCTTCTCCTCTACAAAACAAACATTAGTTCTTTTGGGTATGGTGCCAACAGGGAGGACATTACCAATGTTTAGCTGAGCTTTCTTGCCATAGTACACAAATTGAACGGTATGGATACCCTCAGCAATGAAAAGTTCAAACCTTTTTTTGaacctgtaatgccacgtacacacgagcggacttctcttCGGATTGAACcccaaaggacttttcgacggagttccggcggagttccaacgaaacggacttgcctactcgcgatcacaccaaagaccgattgtttcgaacgtgatgtcgtacgaccggactagaatacggaagttcatagccagtagccaatagctgcccttgcgtcgttatTGGTTCGTCGTACTGGCATACaggcgaacggatttttcgataggaatcgagtccatcggaaagatttgaaacttgttctatttctaaggtccgtcagatttttagacagaaaaggtccgatgaagcccacacatgatcgaattgtccgacggattcattccgtcggacctttgatgccgaaaagtccggttgtgtgtacgcggcataagggtcacgGAAGGCAACTTTAACAAGTGGGGCACTACGGCCAGGATCGTGGATAATGTCTTTCACAATGCCACTGATGTAGCCATGCCTTTCTGCAAAGTCGACAGCCCTGAGCTTAGCAGGTCCTTTACTATGCTTTACATGGGCTCTGAAAACAGACCCCACACCTTTTCTCTGTCCCCTGATCACACGGCCTATGGTGCACTAGGCCCGGGCTGTCCACAAAGAGCTTCACATAGTTTTTAAGAGTATTTAAAAGTCAGAACCTGAGCCTggtaaaaaataaaacagcttttacTTCAATACTCTTCTACCGAGACCAGGATGTCTTTTTATTTATGCGCTGTATGTA from Aquarana catesbeiana isolate 2022-GZ linkage group LG04, ASM4218655v1, whole genome shotgun sequence includes the following:
- the LOC141141306 gene encoding large ribosomal subunit protein uL2-like → MSTYQPTTDADRSRAEPPDIPTAAMEATPPASCTDGDRLMLKASTREAGSFVGCHSPSAPVLALLIVAILRPGLLVTQPSQVLLRSLLCSLVCPAAFVGCHSPSAPVPALLIAAILRPGLLVTQPSQVCTIGRVIRGQRKGVGSVFRAHVKHSKGPAKLRAVDFAERHGYISGIVKDIIHDPGRSAPLVKVAFRDPYAAFKKRFELFIAEGIHTVQFVYYGKKAQLNIGNVLPVGTIPKRTNVCFVEEKLGDRGKLARASGNYGTVISHKPETKKTRVKLPSGFRKVISSANRAIVGVIAGGGSIDKPILKAGCAYHKCKANRNCWPRVHGVANNPVEHPFGGGNHQHIGKPSTIRRDAPAGCKGGLIAARCTGHLCGTNTVQEKEN